A portion of the Limanda limanda chromosome 3, fLimLim1.1, whole genome shotgun sequence genome contains these proteins:
- the LOC132998383 gene encoding very-long-chain (3R)-3-hydroxyacyl-CoA dehydratase-like has product MQILTPHVYWAQRHGDIFLRVELSDAKNLDISLQENNTLQFKAQGHGAKGDNEYEFSLEFLEPVRAEINHRSTQRLVDIKIKKQEERWWDRLTLQEKRPVFLAPDFDRWLDESDAETELQAKEEEKINKISVESRIRKDPYLGVKRGYLFMYNLVQFLGFSWIFVNMTVRLFILGQDSFYDTFHTMADMMYFCQMMAALEVINPLLGLVKSPFFPAMIQVAGRNVILFVVFGAVEEMQNKPVVFFVFYLWSSIEIFRYPFYMLGCIGTDWKLLTWLRYSLWIPLYPLGVLAEAVAVIQSLPVFDETRMFSVPLPAVLGGSLSFSYTLQLYLVFMFLGLFINFRHLYKQRRRRYRSRKRKLH; this is encoded by the exons ATGCAGATCCTGACCCCCCATGTGTACTGGGCTCAGCGGCACGGAGACATCTTCCTCCGGGTGGAGCTCAGCGACGCGAAG aACCTTGACATcagcctgcaggaaaacaacacaCTTCAGTTcaaag CACAAGGACACGGAGCTAAAGGAGACAATGAGTACGAGTTCAGTTTGGAGTTCCTGGAACCGGTCAGAGCCGAG atcaACCACAGGTCCACCCAGCGTCTGGTGGACATCAAGATCAAGAAGCAGGAGGAGCGCTGGTGGGACCGGCTGACGCTGCAGGAGAAGAGGCCGGTGTTCCTGGCTCCGGACTTCGACCGCTGGCTGGACGAGTCCGACGCCGAGACCGAGCTTCAGGCCAAG gaggaggagaagataaaCAAGATCAGTGTGGAGTCGAGAATTCGTAAAGATC CGTACCTGGGTGTGAAGAGAGGTTACCTGTTCATGTACAACCTGGTGCAGTTCCTGGGATTCTCCTGGATCTTTGTCAACATGACCGTTCGCCTCTTCATCCTCGGTCAAG ATTCCTTCTACGACACGTTCCACACCATGGCCGACATGATGTACTTCTGTCAGATGATGGCGGCGCTCGAGGTCATTAACCCCCTGCTGGGTTTGGTGAAGTCGCCGTTCTTTCCTGCTATGATCCAG GTGGCCGGGAGGAACGTGATTCTGTTTGTGGTCTTCGGCGCCGTGGAGGAGATGCAGAACAAGCCCGTGGTGTTCTTCGTCTTCTACCTGTGGAGCAGCATCGAGATCTTCAG GTACCCGTTCTACATGCTGGGATGCATCGGCACCGACTGGAAGTTGTTGACGTGGCTGAGGTACAGCCTCTGGATCCCTCTGTACCCGCTGGGCGTCCTGGCTGAAG CGGTGGCGGTGATCCAGTCCCTTCCCGTCTTTGACGAGACTCGTATGTTCAGCGTCCCGCTCCCTGCCGTGCTGGGGGGgtcgttgagcttctcctacaCGCTGCAGCTCTACCTGGTCTTCATGTTCCTGG gacTCTTCATCAACTTCCGTCACCTGTAcaagcagcggaggaggagataCCGCTCCAGGAAACGGAAACTCCACTGA